The following DNA comes from Lentibacillus sp. Marseille-P4043.
CTTGTCAAGCGGTCGTTAGAGATGGAAAGGCATGGACTGGAGGAGAAAATTAATAACATACAAAACCAGCTAGAGGATTTTAGAAAAAGTGGCGAGAAATCACTTCAGCAAATTAGGAATATGCTCAGGTCTAAAGAAAAGGATATTATCCAGTGGTATAAGGATGAACTGACCAAGATAAAACAAGCTGGCATCCATGCTTTTGACCGTAGTGATTCACTTGATGAGACAACTATTACGAATCATGTCGAGGCAGCTACAGCCCCTTTGGAACGTCAACTACATGAAGAAAAAGTAGAACGCATGCAAAACCTTGCTAAAAAAATTATTCAGCTTGGTAGTAAGGAGCTCAATCATAAGTGGGGGCAGATTGATACAAATTTTAACCAATTGATGACGATCGAAGAAGACACGCAATTGCAGGTCTCTTTCCATAATGGAGAACAACCTGCCTATGATATTTTCGATGATATTTATGAAGAATTGGATTTCGCCTGGAGCAGGAGTACGAGCATATTTGGTAAAGCAGCTATTGCTGCAGGTTATATGCTTAATACAGTGGCTTCTGGAATTGTCTCTTTTTTAAAAAATTGGTTTGGTACTTCTGATAAGGAAAAGCGGAGAAAACTAAGAAGTCAGCTATCCAATCAGTTGTCAGCCAATCATGCAAATAAAGTAAATGCTTTGAAAAAAGAATGGAAAGCAGTGATTAAAGGAATTGAATCCAATTATCATCAGACAGTGAAGCAAATGATCCGTGAAAAGGAACAACAGCTTGCCACGTTGACCCATAATACCCAACTAGAAAAAACGGAGATAGAAAACAGGTTAGCCGTTATTAGGCAGCAGGAACAGGCATTAAAGCAGATTCATCAAGAATGTGTTCATCTATTAGAAAGATTGAATATCCGTAGTGAAGAGGAAGTGCATGTATGAGCGAAACGACAAAGCTATCCCTATTCAGGGAACTTCAAGAAACAATGGAACAATGGCAGAGATTGGCTCCAGAAAGTCCACAGCTAGAGAAACTTAAGGAACTAAAACAAGATATTGAGGAAGATTATTTTACATTGGTCACAGTTGGGGAGTTCAAGAATGGTAAATCGACCTTTCTAAATGCACTTTTAGAGGAAGAATTACTGCCTGTGAATGTAACACCGACAACCGCAGCGATCCATGTGCTTTATCAGGGAGAAGCTAGCGAAATGGAAGTAGTTAAATCCAATGGTGAAAAGGAGTTACTACCATTAACAAGTCAATCACTGGATCAATTCACAGCTCAGGCTGATTTTGACCCTAATTCTGTAAACTATATTAAAGTTCCACATCCTTCATCAATGCTGGATCATCGTGTTGTTTTAGTTGACACACCTGGAGTAAATGACCTAAATGCTCATCGCGTGGCGGTTACACATCAATTTATTCCACGTGCAGACGGCATTTTATTCATGATTGATATCAATGCCCCGTTCCGAAAGACCGAACTTGAGTTTTTGGAAGACTTTCTAATGCGTAACGGAACAGAGCATATCGTATTTATTGCCAATTTCATGGATCAATTAGATGATGAAGAAGATGTGGAGGAAGTACTGGAGTTTGCAAATAGAAGATTGGCCCAGATAAGTGGACGAAAGGAGCATCACATCCTTCCTTTATCTGCTCTAGAGGCATTAGAGGGTAGCGTTAATAACGATCAACAATTATATGAACAGTGCGGCATGGTTCAAGTAAAAGAATCAATTATAAATTTGATTCAAAACGGCACGAAGCAACAACAAAAAATCAATCGCTATCAGCATCGATTTAACTTTATAAAAATGGGTATTAGTCGCGAAATAGATGAGGAAAAGGCATTTACAAGTCAGACGGTTGACCAACTCAAGCAAGAACAGCAGAAATTGCAGGCTTTGATGGAAGGTGCGGAAGGCTTGAATGAACAACTGGCGGATTATATTGAGGAACGGACAGCTGAAATCAAGTTTATGATTCTTAAATCAATGGACCATTTTGAACAGCGGTTGAAGCGGGAATTAATGGAATCAATTGAATACCATACGGGTGACAATATTAAACTATTTGTGGAAAGAGATCTGTCGCGGAAAATAAAAAATGAACTTACGAAATGGGTGGATGGCTATAGTCAACCGATCTTTATCTTATTTCAAAAATTGGAAAAGGAAATTTCGGATGGATTAGCCGAAACATTTCAACAAGAGTCAATACTACATACGACCAAATCTCAAATGAACTTTGCGTCCGTAA
Coding sequences within:
- a CDS encoding dynamin family protein; protein product: MSETTKLSLFRELQETMEQWQRLAPESPQLEKLKELKQDIEEDYFTLVTVGEFKNGKSTFLNALLEEELLPVNVTPTTAAIHVLYQGEASEMEVVKSNGEKELLPLTSQSLDQFTAQADFDPNSVNYIKVPHPSSMLDHRVVLVDTPGVNDLNAHRVAVTHQFIPRADGILFMIDINAPFRKTELEFLEDFLMRNGTEHIVFIANFMDQLDDEEDVEEVLEFANRRLAQISGRKEHHILPLSALEALEGSVNNDQQLYEQCGMVQVKESIINLIQNGTKQQQKINRYQHRFNFIKMGISREIDEEKAFTSQTVDQLKQEQQKLQALMEGAEGLNEQLADYIEERTAEIKFMILKSMDHFEQRLKRELMESIEYHTGDNIKLFVERDLSRKIKNELTKWVDGYSQPIFILFQKLEKEISDGLAETFQQESILHTTKSQMNFASVIDIESPDTKNTTLTSGALLGGASALALVLGANVLFPIVAFVGHPWLSNKLKEKEWQKVKPTILEATNDHVAHIFTDFRHHMNAYIEETTEKIQHGSSQEFQRMVSHYHSSVKQKVEQKLQSEQDQTHRIEALEKFQQKVMPKQAIQNV